The following proteins are co-located in the Castor canadensis chromosome 5, mCasCan1.hap1v2, whole genome shotgun sequence genome:
- the LOC141423475 gene encoding syncytin-2-like, producing the protein MDTGGQLPFSVSARKVPVTAFSYWNLIDDILKSAPFDNGTLKLVKIGQNAMQTASRPPTGVSDGGGPTDAVKHLQIIELLKPQIPELTYHPLMLPKSQIPDLDPNTLDILGSTFSLLNTSNPTLAKDCWLCMTTGAIMPMAIPVNSTINNQDTCQSGLPFKVQPMDAPTVCLQGRMQNNSYDIDVGVSSFRNCSSVLNYSSPTPALCPPNGTVFLCGGNSAFPRLPANWTGGCVVALLLPDITVVSGDEPLPIPSLDTLIKRHKRAIQALPLLASLGITAAIGTGTAGLGTAIHSYRRLSQQLIDDVQTLSGTIKDLQDQIDSLAEVVLQNRRGLDLLTANQGGICLALGERCCFYANKSGIVCTKIKQLQEDLEKR; encoded by the exons GTCCCTGTGAcagccttttcttattggaacttgattgatgacattctcaaaagtgcaccctttgataatggtactttaaaacttgttaaaattgggcaaaatgctatgcagacggcttcccgccctcctacaggggtctctgacggtggaggacccacggatgctgtcaaacatcttcaaataatcgagcttttaaaaccccaaatccctgaactcacatatcaccccttaatgttgcctaaatctcagattccagatttagatcccaatacattagatattttgggaagtaccttctccttgcttaacacttccaaccccacccttgctaaggattgctggctttgcatgaccacaggagcaataatgcccatggcaatacctgttaactccaccataaataatcaggatacctgccaatctggacttccctttaaagtacagcctatggatgcacctacagtatgccttcaaggcaggatgcaaaataattcttatgatattgacgttggggttagttcttttagaaattgctcatcagttctaaattattcctcacccaccccagctctttgtccccccaacggtacagtttttttgtgtggaggaaactcagccttccccaggcttccagcaaattggactggtggctgtgttgttgccttattactcccagatattactgttgtctcaggagatgaacctctgcccattcctagcttagacaccttaattaaaagacataaacgggcaatacaagccttaccgctccttgccagccttggaataacagcagctataggcacag gtacagctggcttaggcacggctatacactcttaccgtcgcctatctcaacaacttatagatgatgtacaaactctatctggaaccattaaggatttacaggaccaaatagactccctggcagaagtggtccttcagaacaggcgaggcttagatctgctaacagccaaccagggaggtatctgcttggccttaggggaaagatgctgcttttatgccaataaatcaggcatagtatgcaccaaaattaaacagcttcaagaagatttagaaaagagatga